The following are from one region of the Salvia hispanica cultivar TCC Black 2014 chromosome 1, UniMelb_Shisp_WGS_1.0, whole genome shotgun sequence genome:
- the LOC125201484 gene encoding AAA-ATPase At2g46620 — protein MFVVNLLLILFSIVCSIFLVRWFLHRTALIYAVRKWVEWGGDRVHVHQHFKVPELNDSTQQQNLFYRRVSLYLSSLPSLEDSDFTNLFNGKKPNDIVLSVDDNQAIQDVFLGARVSWLNQVERDRGNQIVRRSFVLRIKKKDKRRILKPYLQHIHAVSDDIEQRGTELKIHNHRDGRWKSVPFNHPANFDALVLDPDLKAKIRHDLETFLKSKQYYHKLGRVWKRSYLLYGPSGTGKSSFIAATANLLNYDVYYVNLSQVADEADLNSLLLQTSSKSLIVVEDLDRYVSERSNARITSSGLLNFMDGLLNSQDERIFIFTMNNKDGIGIDPALLRPGRIDMHIHFPMCDFVSFKNLANNYLGVKEHKLFPQVEEIFQSGAKMSAAEISELMLVNRSSPSRALKSVISALQSNSKSGGKVATRLSDSSASSPAPPSIAEEGGGAAWKETMPKEFRKLYGLLRLKSSKRPGSFDQDECER, from the coding sequence ATGTTTGTTGTGAATCTGTTGTTGATATTGTTCTCGATTGTCTGCTCGATTTTTCTGGTGCGGTGGTTTCTGCACCGGACCGCTCTCATCTACGCCGTGAGGAAATGGGTTGAATGGGGCGGAGACCGAGTTCACGTGCACCAGCACTTCAAGGTCCCCGAGTTGAACGATTCCACCCAGCAGCAGAACCTCTTCTACCGCCGAGTTTCGCTCTACCTCAGTTCTCTGCCTTCATTAGAGGACTCCGATTTCACCAACCTCTTCAACGGGAAAAAGCCAAACGACATCGTTTTGTCGGTCGACGACAATCAGGCGATCCAAGACGTTTTCCTCGGCGCTCGAGTTTCGTGGCTCAATCAAGTGGAGAGAGATCGCGGCAATCAGATTGTTCGCCGGAGCTTCGTGCTGAGGATTAAGAAGAAGGATAAGCGGAGAATTCTGAAACCCTACCTTCAACACATCCACGCGGTCTCCGACGACATCGAGCAGAGGGGGACGGAATTGAAGATTCACAACCACCGCGACGGCAGGTGGAAGTCGGTTCCGTTCAACCACCCCGCCAATTTCGACGCGCTCGTGCTCGATCCGGATCTGAAAGCCAAAATTCGCCACGATCTGGAAACGTTTCTGAAATCGAAACAGTACTACCACAAGCTAGGCCGCGTTTGGAAGCGCAGTTATCTCCTCTACGGCCCTTCCGGCACCGGGAAATCCAGTTTCATCGCCGCCACGGCGAATCTCCTCAACTACGACGTTTACTACGTCAATCTCTCGCAAGTGGCCGACGAGGCGGATCTGAACTCGCTTCTGTTGCAAACATCGAGCAAGTCTCTGATCGTCGTCGAGGATTTGGATCGTTACGTTTCAGAGAGGTCAAACGCGCGGATTACGTCATCCGGTTTGCTGAATTTTATGGATGGGCTATTGAATTCGCAGGACGAGAGGATTTTCATTTTCACGATGAACAACAAAGACGGAATTGGAATCGATCCTGCTCTGCTCCGGCCGGGGAGAATCGATATGCACATTCACTTCCCCATGTGTGATTTCGTCTCTTTCAAAAATTTGGCAAACAATTATCTCGGAGTGAAGGAGCACAAATTGTTTCCTCAAGTGGAGGAGATTTTCCAGAGCGGAGCTAAGATGAGCGCGGCGGAGATCAGCGAATTGATGTTGGTGAACCGGTCTTCGCCAAGCCGCGCATTGAAATCAGTCATCTCCGCCTTGCAATCGAACAGCAAGAGCGGCGGAAAGGTCGCGACGCGGCTGAGCGACAGTTCGGCGTCGTCTCCAGCGCCGCCGTCTATCGCGGAGGAAGGCGGTGGTGCCGCCTGGAAGGAAACAATGCCTAAGGAGTTCCGAAAATTGTATGGACTGTTGAGGCTGAAGAGCAGCAAGAGACCTGGATCGTTCGATCAAGATGAATGTGAACGGTGA